From a single Kitasatospora sp. NBC_00458 genomic region:
- a CDS encoding VOC family protein: protein MSGTISSTLQTGHVGLNVTDLARSVAFYRRVLGLELLKEGTDPAQRFAFLGRDGRPVLTLWQQSEGTFATAAPGLHHLSFQVDTLDEVRAAEALLRELGAAFAHDGVVPHGEGAASGGIFFTDPDGIRLEVYTPQGVDATGAEAPSGSAPTCGFF, encoded by the coding sequence ATGTCCGGCACCATCAGCAGCACCCTCCAGACCGGCCACGTGGGCCTCAACGTCACCGACCTCGCCCGCTCGGTCGCCTTCTACCGGCGCGTCCTCGGCCTGGAGCTGCTCAAGGAGGGCACCGACCCCGCACAGCGGTTCGCCTTCCTCGGCCGCGACGGCCGCCCGGTGCTCACCCTCTGGCAGCAGAGCGAGGGCACCTTCGCCACCGCCGCCCCCGGCCTGCACCACCTCTCCTTCCAGGTCGACACGCTCGACGAGGTCCGCGCCGCCGAGGCGCTGCTGCGCGAACTCGGCGCCGCGTTCGCCCACGACGGCGTCGTCCCGCACGGTGAGGGCGCGGCCTCCGGCGGGATCTTCTTCACCGACCCGGACGGCATCCGGCTGGAGGTCTACACCCCGCAGGGCGTCGACGCGACCGGCGCCGAAGCCCCCTCCGGGTCCGCCCCGACCTGCGGTTTCTTCTAG